In Anthonomus grandis grandis chromosome 16, icAntGran1.3, whole genome shotgun sequence, a single window of DNA contains:
- the LOC126745558 gene encoding formylglycine-generating enzyme-like: MYFNIIFTYKLFYLFNLFILSLSDCGCGLNRAEECSSTQENEIKPNNKYSKDVNSNSPHQSKLSHSNMQLIRKGTFEMGTNKPIFKGDFEGPARNVTIEQDFYLDTYEVSNRDFYDFVRETGYKTEAETFGDSFVFEMALPEGQRDLYQDIRASQAPWWIKLNGVTWKHPEGPGSTIEDRMTHPVTHVSWNDAVAYCRHFGKRLPTESEWEMACRGGLKQKLYPWGNKLNPKGQHWANIWQGDFPKVNTAEDGYLFTCPVDEFPPNKFGLHNMAGNVWEWVQDGWQTDPENSKVKKGGSFLCHESYCWRYRCAARSTNTKDSSAGNLGFRCAADAR; this comes from the exons ATgtactttaatattatatttacttacaaattattttaccttttcaaCTTGTTTATCCTCTCCCTGTCGGACTGCGGTTGCGGCCTAAACAGAGCAGAGGAATGCAGTAGTACACAGGAAAACGAAATCAAACCCAACAATAAGTATTCCAAAGATGTAAATTCAAACTCACCACACCAATCGAAACTGAGCCACTCTAACATGCAATTAATCAGGAAGGGCACCTTTGAAATGGGCACCAACAAACCGATTTTCAAGGGAGATTTTGAAGGACCCGCTCGCAATGTCACCATCGAACAAGATTTCTATTTGGACACTTACGAGGTTTCCAACCGAGACTTTTATGACTTTGTTAGGGAAACGGGTTACAAAACTGAAGCGGAAACATTTGGGGATAGTTTCGTATTTGAAATGGCTCTGCCCGAGGGTCAGAGGGACTTGTATCAGGACATAAGGGCTAGTCAGGCCCCTTGGTGGATAAAATTGAACGGAGTCACATGGAAACATCCGGAAGGGCCAGGTTCTACTATCGAAG acagaATGACCCATCCGGTGACCCATGTGTCCTGGAACGATGCAGTGGCGTATTGTCGACATTTTGGCAAAAGGTTACCGACAGAATCGGAGTGGGAAATGGCATGCCGCGGTGGCCTGAAACAAAAATTGTATCCTTGGGGAAACAAATTAAATCCCAAAGGCCAACATTG GGCCAACATATGGCAAGGGGATTTTCCGAAAGTGAATACGGCCGAAGACGGTTATTTGTTTACATGTCCGGTCGATGAGTTTCCTCCGAATAAGTTTGGACTGCATAATATGGCCGGGAACGTTTGGGAATGGGTACAGGATGGTTGGCAGACAGATCCAGAG AACTCTAAGGTGAAAAAAGGAGGATCCTTCTTGTGTCACGAATCGTATTGCTGGAGGTATCGGTGCGCAGCGCGATCGACGAACACGAAAGACAGTTCGGCAGGGAATTTGGGGTTCAGATGCGCCGCGGATGCCAGATAG